TCCTGACCCGCGAACTGCCTGTTTTTACGTTCGCAGGGCTCTGGAACTGGCTGTGCAGTGGATGTATAAGCACGATTATTCCCTGCTCCTGCCGTATCAGGATAATTTGAGTGCTCTTATTCATGAACCTACATTCAAGAAAGCTGCGGGAGAGGCAATCTTCAACAAAGCACGGGTCATTATCCGGCTTGGAAATCAGGCTGTGCACAGCAACAGTTCAGTCCTGGTGGATGATTCAATAACAGCAGTGCGTGAACTTTTCCACATCAGCTACTGGCTGGCACGCACCTATGCTAGGGAAGGGAGGCCTGAATCGGGACTGAGCTTTAACCCTGAAGATCTGCCAAAAACAACTATTCCGAAGCAGACGATAGAGCAACTTCAGAACCTGGAAACCAGCCTGCGCGAAAGGGACGAAAAACTCTCTGAACTTCTGGCCGACAAATCCTCACTGGACGAAGAACTCAAACGTCTGCGGGCCGAGGTTGCAAAAGCAAAGGAAGCTTCAGCCTTACAGCCGGATACTCACGATTATTCCGAAGCTCAGACCCGCGACTTCTTCATTGATATGCTGCTTAAAGAGGCTGGCTGGACACTGGACCAGCCACGCGACCGTGAGTTCGAAGTATCCGGCATGCCGAACGAAAGCGGGGTCGGCTTTGTAGATTACGTGCTCTGGGGTGACGACGGAAAACCCCTTGCCTTGGTGGAAGCAAAACGCACCAGAAGAGATCCGCGTGTGGGACAGCAGCAGGCAAAACTCTACGCCGACTGCCTGGAAAAACAATTCGAGCAGAGGCCAGTGATCTTCTACTCAAATGGGTACGAACACTGGATATGGGATGATTCCAGCTATCCCCCGAGGCAGGTGCAGGGCTTCTACAAAAAACCTGAACTGGAACTGCTAATCCAGCGGCGCAGCAGCCGCAGACCTCTCGCCAGGGCAGAGATAAATCCCGCCATTGTTGAACGCTACTATCAGACCCGTTCTATCCGCCGCATCGGAGAAGCCTTTGAACAGGACAATGACCGGAAAGCTCTGGTAGTAATGGCAACAGGCGCCGGTAAGACCCGAACGGTGATCGCACTCTCCGATCTGCTTATGCGCTGCAACTGGGTAAAACGCGTGCTGTTCCTGGCCGATAGGGTAGCTCTGGTCAACCAGGCGGTAAATGCCTTCAAAAAGTACATGCCCGACTCCGCACCTGTGAACCTGGTCACGGAAAAGGACACAGAGGGGCGAGTGTTCGTTTCGACATATCCGACTATGATGAAACAGATAGAAGAGATGAGCAATGGACAGCGCCGCTTTGGAGTTGGACATTTCGACCTTGTAATTATTGACGAGGCGCACCGCTCGGTCTTCAAGAAATACAAAGCGATTTTCGACTACTTTGATTCACTGCTTGTGGGCCTTACAGCAACGCCCAAAAATGAAATTGAACGCAATACTTACAGCCTCTTTGACCTCGAAACAGGTGTTCCCACCGACGCCTACCATCTGGAAGAAGCTGTAAAAGACGGTTTTCTGGTCCCTCCACAAGCAGTTTCAGTGCCCCTGAAGTTCCAGCGCCAGGGGATCAATTACGACGAACTCTCCGATGAGGATAAGGAACAGTGGGATGAGCTAGAATGGGACGAGGACGGCGAAATCCCTGACCGGGTAGAAGCCGAAGCCGTCAACAAGTGGCTGTTTAATAAGGACACCGTAGACAAAGTTCTGGCGCACCTGATGGAGCGGGGGTTGAAAGTCGCTGGCGGTGACCGCCTGGGTAAGACCATTCTCTTTGCCAAGAACCAGGCTCATGCGGAGTTTATTGCCGAAAGGTTCAATGCCAACTATCCACATTTCAAGGGTGAGTTTGCCCGTGCCATCACTTTCAAGGTCGAGTACGCCCAGAGCCTGATAGATAATTTCTCGATCAAGGAAAAAAACCCTCATATTGCCATCTCGGTGGACATGCTTGACACCGGAATTGATGTGCCAGAGGTCGTGAATCTGGTCTTCTTTAAAATGGTGCGTTCAAAGACAAAGTTTTGGCAGATGGTGGGACGCGGTACCCGGCTGTGTAAGGACCTTTTTGAACCGGGAAAGAACAAACAATTCTTTTATCTTTTTGATTACTGCCAGAACCTGGAGTTCTTCAGCCAGAACCCGGAAACCACCGATGGTTCACTGGGTGATTCGCTTGGCACACGTCTGTTCAAATCCCGGCTTGAATTAATTTCCGAGCTGGACAGGAAACTTGAAGCTGACATCGAATTCGGAGTCGGCGCGGAGACCTCGGAAATATATGGTGAACCAAAAACAGAAGCTGAAGTTCGCCACTCGATTGCCGAAATGCTGCACAGTGAAATTGCCTCCATGAACCTGGACAACTTCGTAGTGCGTCCCAGGCGGCGGCTGGTCGAGAAATACTCCAGGCCCGAAACCTGGCTAAAGCTGTCCAGGGAAGACCTCTCCGAACTTTCCCATGAAGTCGCAGGCCTGCCCTCGGAACTGCAACCGGAAGCCGAAGAAGCAAAGCGCTTTGACCTCCTGGTCCTGAACCTGCAGCTGGCTTTACTGCGTGCCGAGCCCGCCTTTGAGCGCCTGCGTAACCAGGTAAGAGATATCGCCGGGCTTCTGGAAGAAAAAACGACTATCCCAATGGTGCGTGACCAGATGAATCTAATTCTGGATGTGCAGACCGAGGAATGGTGGGAAAACGTTACAACTCCCATGCTGGAAACGCTTCGACGGCGTCTCCGTGACCTGGTAAAACTGATAGAAAAACACCGCAGGAAGCCTATTTATACCGACTTTGAAGATGAAATGGGCAGTGAAACCGACGTAGAATTGCCAGGCTTTGCTGCATCCGGAGATTTCGAGAAGTTTCGCGCCAAGACAAGGGCTTTCCTTCTGGAACATCAGGACCAGGCCGTAATTCATAAGCTCAGGATGAATGAGCCACTAACTGCATCTGATCTCGATGAGCTGGAGCGGATACTCTCTGAAAGCGGATTGGGAGGCCCGGAAGAAATTGCCCGTGCCAAAGAGGTATCACATGGGCTTGGCCTCTTTGTACGTTCACTGGTAGGGTTGGATAGGGAGGCTGCAAAACAGGCGCTTGCCACATTCCTCTTAGGCAAGACTTTTAGTGCAAACCAGATCGAATTCATAAACCTGATCATAAACCATCTTGCAAAACACGGTGTGATGGATGCTGCACTGCTTTACGAATCACCATTTACTGACCTTACAACGCAAGGGCCTGACGGACTCTTCACCTCAACCCAGATAGATGAGCTGATATCCGCACTGGAGCAGATCAAGGCAACAGCACTTGCATCTCCGGTTTCGCAACAAACCACAGCTTGAGGGTTTTTGAACTGCTTCGGAGAATTTATAAAGGAATTGTCGCCGCAGTGAGGCGACAATTGAGTTGAACACTCTCAGGTCGTTCATTTGCGAGGAGAAGACTCCAAAAATTATGAAAACTTTGTCTGGCTGAGAGAATTATGCAAGAACTTCTTGCACAAACTCCTGCTTATTGGCCGCGTATGAAAATTGCGAGAAGAAGCTTGAAGGAAAAGGGGTAATACGGGCAGGAAATTGTCGTATCACTGATACAACAATTCGATGAGCTAATTGTCTACGCACTGCGTAGACAATTGATCTAAAAGTTTACCCGATGACGAAAATTGATAGGGAAAACTCAAGGAAAAAAGGTGTAATACAAACAAGAAATTGTCTCCGCACTGCGTAGACAATTGATCCTGATATACTTCCGGAAGCTCATGTGCTAGGAAATAATCAAAAAATCTAGGGTCTTTGGTCGGTTGAGAGAGAATTGTGCAAGAACTTCTTGCACAAACTCCTGTTTGCACCTGCGACGGAGGATCGATTTCTCCGATTTGTTCCCGGAAGAAGAGATTATCGTGACACTGTCACGACAATTAAGTTGGTCCAATTTTTGACTTTCCTCCCCAAAAACATTGTTTACAAACTGATTTTTAATCCGAAGAATAAACTACCACCTACTCAGATTTTCCATCCAAACGCGAAAACTTATATTCTATCCTGAGTTTGACAGTTTGATTTTTATGTTGAAAGATTGTTTTCATATCTGTTGGAATAATAAGTAATATTATTTCAACAAATTTTTGCCCATTTTTTACGATTCAATTTGACAGATGATTCTCTTTCTCTTGATAGCTATTTTCATAATTTTTGATCAAATTTTTGGTATCGAATTTGACAGATAGCATGAATCTCAGATAAAATATAGATACTATCCAAAAAGTCAGG
The Methanosarcina sp. WWM596 DNA segment above includes these coding regions:
- a CDS encoding DEAD/DEAH box helicase family protein, whose product is MTNFAFLEAEWPSLYEAAIKASNAVYPDPRTACFYVRRALELAVQWMYKHDYSLLLPYQDNLSALIHEPTFKKAAGEAIFNKARVIIRLGNQAVHSNSSVLVDDSITAVRELFHISYWLARTYAREGRPESGLSFNPEDLPKTTIPKQTIEQLQNLETSLRERDEKLSELLADKSSLDEELKRLRAEVAKAKEASALQPDTHDYSEAQTRDFFIDMLLKEAGWTLDQPRDREFEVSGMPNESGVGFVDYVLWGDDGKPLALVEAKRTRRDPRVGQQQAKLYADCLEKQFEQRPVIFYSNGYEHWIWDDSSYPPRQVQGFYKKPELELLIQRRSSRRPLARAEINPAIVERYYQTRSIRRIGEAFEQDNDRKALVVMATGAGKTRTVIALSDLLMRCNWVKRVLFLADRVALVNQAVNAFKKYMPDSAPVNLVTEKDTEGRVFVSTYPTMMKQIEEMSNGQRRFGVGHFDLVIIDEAHRSVFKKYKAIFDYFDSLLVGLTATPKNEIERNTYSLFDLETGVPTDAYHLEEAVKDGFLVPPQAVSVPLKFQRQGINYDELSDEDKEQWDELEWDEDGEIPDRVEAEAVNKWLFNKDTVDKVLAHLMERGLKVAGGDRLGKTILFAKNQAHAEFIAERFNANYPHFKGEFARAITFKVEYAQSLIDNFSIKEKNPHIAISVDMLDTGIDVPEVVNLVFFKMVRSKTKFWQMVGRGTRLCKDLFEPGKNKQFFYLFDYCQNLEFFSQNPETTDGSLGDSLGTRLFKSRLELISELDRKLEADIEFGVGAETSEIYGEPKTEAEVRHSIAEMLHSEIASMNLDNFVVRPRRRLVEKYSRPETWLKLSREDLSELSHEVAGLPSELQPEAEEAKRFDLLVLNLQLALLRAEPAFERLRNQVRDIAGLLEEKTTIPMVRDQMNLILDVQTEEWWENVTTPMLETLRRRLRDLVKLIEKHRRKPIYTDFEDEMGSETDVELPGFAASGDFEKFRAKTRAFLLEHQDQAVIHKLRMNEPLTASDLDELERILSESGLGGPEEIARAKEVSHGLGLFVRSLVGLDREAAKQALATFLLGKTFSANQIEFINLIINHLAKHGVMDAALLYESPFTDLTTQGPDGLFTSTQIDELISALEQIKATALASPVSQQTTA